In a single window of the Arachis hypogaea cultivar Tifrunner chromosome 6, arahy.Tifrunner.gnm2.J5K5, whole genome shotgun sequence genome:
- the LOC112756104 gene encoding kinesin-like protein KIN-4A isoform X2 produces MEAATAAATGEDCCVKVAVHVRPLIADEKLQGCKDCVTVVPGKPQVQIGSHSFTFDHVYGSTGSPSSAMFGECVASLVDGLFQGYNATVLAYGQTGSGKTYTMGTGFKDDYQGGIIPQVMSVLFDKIEILKHQSEFQLHVSFIEILKEEVRDLLDPSFLNKPETANGHAGKVNVPGKPPIQIRETSNGVITLAGSTEVSVTTLKEMAACLEQGSLSRATGSTNMNNQSSRSHAIFTITLEQMRKLNSSSEIGANDTMNEEYLCAKLHLVDLAGSERAKRTGSDGLRFKEGVHINKGLLALGNVISALGDEKKRKEGAHVPYRDSKLTRLLQDSLGGNSRTVMIACISPADINAEETLNTLKYANRARNIQNKPVVNRDPMSSEMLKMRQQLEYLQAELCARSGGSSEEVQVLKERIAWLEAANEDLCRELHEYRTRSPVSVIDHCEKDAYDDSTCNVKTDGLKRGLPITAPDYPMSETTGDSREIEEVAKEWEHTLLQNSMDRELHELNKRLEQKESEMKLFGISDAETLKQHFGRKIMELEDEKRAVQRERDRLLAEVENLAANSDGQTHKSEDIHAQKLKALESQILDLKKKQESQVQLLKQKQKSDEAAKRLQDEIQSIKAQKVQLQQRMKQESEQFRQWKASREKELLQLRKEGRKNEFERHKLQALNQRQKLVLQRKTEEAAMATKRLKELLEARKSSSRDTSVTMNGNGTNGQSNEKSLQRWLDHELEVMVKEHEVRFEYEKQSEVRAALAEELSLLKQVNEFAAKGLSPPRGKNGFARVLSMPPNARMARIASLESMLSISSNSLVAMASQLSEAEERERAFTSRGRWNQLRSMGEAKNLLQYMFNSVADARCQLWEKDIEIKEMKDQIKELVGLLRQSEIKRKEVEKELKGNSPNSLKHNADEDTGPLSPDSVQAQKQRKYTPGIVNGQVRQSAAFIDESKRMVPIGQLPMKKLAMAGQASGKLWRWKRSHHQWLLQFKWKWQKPWRLSELIRHSDETIMRAKPRPRALQHRK; encoded by the exons ATGGAAGCAGCAACAGCAGCAGCAACAGGTGAAGATTGTTGCGTCAAAGTAGCGGTCCACGTTAGACCGCTCATCGCCGACGAGAAGCTCCAAGGTTGCAAGGACTGCGTCACCGTCGTCCCTGGCAAGCCTCAG GTGCAAATTGGTTCCCATTCCTTTACATTTGATCATGTCTATGGGAGCACTGGTTCTCCTTCATCTGCTATGTTCGGTGAATGTGTTGCTTCCCTTGTTGATGGTTTGTTCCAAGGATATAATGCAACTGTTCTTGCCTATGGTCAG ACAGGTTCTGGGAAAACATATACCATGGGCACTGGCTTTAAAGATGATTACCAAGGAGGAATAATACCCCAAGTTATGAGTGTCTTGTTTGACAAAATCGAGATTTTAAAGCATCAAAGCGAATTTCAGTTGCATGTTTCCTTTATTGAG ATTCTTAAAGAAGAAGTAAGAGACTTGCTGGATCCATCGTTTTTGAACAAACCAGAAACTGCAAATGGACATGCAGGGAAAGTAAACGTTCCTGGGAAACCACCAATTCAAATTCGTGAAACATCAAATGGTGTCATTACCCTGGCAGGATCTACTGAAGTCAGCGTTACAACACTGAAAGAAATGGCTGCTTGCCTAGAACAAGGATCATTGAGTAGAGCAACCGGGAGCACAAATATGAACAACCAATCCAG TCGTTCACATGCCATCTTCACCATCACACTAGAGCAAATGCGGAAGCTCAATAGTTCCAGCGAGATCGGCGCAAATGATACCATGAATGAAGAGTATCTTTGTGCCAAGTTACACTTAGTGGATCTTGCTGGATCAGAACGAGCTAAACGAACAGGATCTGATGGCTTGCGTTTTAAGGAAG GAGTTCATATAAATAAAGGACTTCTGGCACTGGGTAATGTAATTAGTGCGCTTGGtgatgaaaagaagagaaaagaaggagCTCATGTTCCTTATAGGGACAGTAAACTTACTAGGCTTTTGCAG GATTCACTTGGTGGTAACAGCAGGACTGTTATGATAG CTTGCATAAGTCCCGCAGATATTAATGCTGAGGAAACCCTCAACACTTTGAAGTATGCAAATCGTGCACGCAATATCCAAAATAAGCCTGTT GTGAACAGAGATCCCATGTCCAGTGAGATGCTAAAAATGCGACAACAATTAGAGTATTTGCAAGCAGAACTTTGTGCTCGCTCGGGTGGCTCTTCTGAGGAAGTTCAG GTCCTGAAGGAAAGGATTGCTTGGCTTGAAGCAGCAAATGAGGATCTCTGCCGTGAACTTCATGAATACCGTACTCGAAGCCCTGTTAGTGTTATAGATCACTGTGAAAAAGATGCTTAT GATGACAGCACATGCAACGTGAAGACTGATGGGCTTAAGAGGGGCTTACCTATCACAGCCCCTGATTATCCAATGAGTGAAACAACAG GTGATTCAAGGGAAATTGAAGAAGTAGCAAAAGAGTGGGAGCATACATTACTGCAAAACAGTATGGACAGAGAGTTACATGAATTGAATAAACGCTTGGAGCAGAAAGAG TCTGAGATGAAGCTTTTTGGGATATCTGATGCTGAAACTCTCAAGCAACACTTTGGAAGGAAGATAATGGAGCTGGAGGATGAAAAGAGAGCTGTGCAG CGAGAGAGGGATCGACTTTTGGCTGAGGTTGAAAATCTTGCTGCTAATTCTGATGGACAAACACATAAATCAGAGGATATCCATGCACAAAAGCTGAAAGCCCTTGAGTCTCAG ATCCTGGATTTGAAGAAGAAACAAGAGAGCCAGGTCCAGCTTCTGAAACAAAAGCAAAAAAGTGACGAAGCAGCAAAGCGACTGCAAGATGAAATACAATCTATAAAGGCCCAAAAG GTTCAATTGCAACAAAGGATGAAACAAGAATCAGAACAGTTTCGGCAATGGAAAGCTTCTAGAGAGAAAGAACTTCTGCAA TTAAGGAAGGAGGGAAGGAAAAACGAGTTTGAAAGGCACAAGCTGCAAGCATTAAATCAGCGCCAAAAACTG GTTCTTCAAAGAAAGACTGAAGAAGCTGCAATGGCAACCAAGCGATTAAAGGAATTGTTGGAAGCTCGCAAATCTTCCAGCCGAGATACTTCAG TTACAATGAATGGAAATGGAACGAATGGGCAG AGTAATGAGAAGTCCTTACAACGGTGGCTTGATCACGAGCTAGAAGTCATGGTAAAAGAGCATGAAGTTCGTTTTGAGTATGAGAAGCAAAGCGAAGT GCGAGCTGCCCTTGCAGAAGAGTTATCCTTGCTGAAGCAAGTAAATGAGTTTGCTGCAAAAGGTCTCAGTCCTCCAAGAGGGAAGAATGGATTTGCTAG AGTGTTGTCCATGCCACCAAATGCAAGAATGGCCAGAATAGCTTCACTTGAGAGCATGCTGAGCATATCATCTAATTCACTTGTGGCAATGGCTTCTCAACTTTCTGAGGCAGAAGAACGAGAACGGGCTTTCACTAGTCGTGGACGCTGGAACCAGTTACGCTCAATGGGAGAAGCCAAGAATCTGCTTCAATATATGTTTAATTCTGTTGCAGATGCTAG GTGCCAACTATGGGAGAAGGACATTGAGATCAAGGAAATGAAAGATCAAATCAAAGAACTTGTTGGTCTATTACGGCAAAGTGAGATCAAGAGGAAGGAAGTTGAGAAGGAGCTAAAG GGAAACTCTCCAAATTCATTGAAGCATAATGCTGATGAAGATACGGGACCATTGTCTCCAGATTCCGTGCAAGCTCAGAAACAGCGAAAATATACACCAGGCATTGTTAATGGCCAAGTGAGGCAATCAGCAGCATTTATAGATGAGAGTAAAAGG ATGGTACCCATCGGGCAGTTGCCAATGAAAAAATTGGCAATGGCAGGACAAGCATCTGGCAAGCTATGGAGGTGGAAAAGAAGCCATCATCAGTGGCTACTACAATTTAAGTGGAAGTGGCAGAAGCCATGGAGACTTTCCGAATTGATACGACATAGTGATGAGACGATCATGAGAGCCAAGCCACGTCCCCGTGCCTTGCAACATAGGAAGTGA
- the LOC112756104 gene encoding kinesin-like protein KIN-4A isoform X1, which translates to MEAATAAATGEDCCVKVAVHVRPLIADEKLQGCKDCVTVVPGKPQVQIGSHSFTFDHVYGSTGSPSSAMFGECVASLVDGLFQGYNATVLAYGQTGSGKTYTMGTGFKDDYQGGIIPQVMSVLFDKIEILKHQSEFQLHVSFIEILKEEVRDLLDPSFLNKPETANGHAGKVNVPGKPPIQIRETSNGVITLAGSTEVSVTTLKEMAACLEQGSLSRATGSTNMNNQSSRSHAIFTITLEQMRKLNSSSEIGANDTMNEEYLCAKLHLVDLAGSERAKRTGSDGLRFKEGVHINKGLLALGNVISALGDEKKRKEGAHVPYRDSKLTRLLQDSLGGNSRTVMIACISPADINAEETLNTLKYANRARNIQNKPVVNRDPMSSEMLKMRQQLEYLQAELCARSGGSSEEVQVLKERIAWLEAANEDLCRELHEYRTRSPVSVIDHCEKDAYDDSTCNVKTDGLKRGLPITAPDYPMSETTGDSREIEEVAKEWEHTLLQNSMDRELHELNKRLEQKESEMKLFGISDAETLKQHFGRKIMELEDEKRAVQRERDRLLAEVENLAANSDGQTHKSEDIHAQKLKALESQILDLKKKQESQVQLLKQKQKSDEAAKRLQDEIQSIKAQKVQLQQRMKQESEQFRQWKASREKELLQLRKEGRKNEFERHKLQALNQRQKLVLQRKTEEAAMATKRLKELLEARKSSSRDTSVTMNGNGTNGQSNEKSLQRWLDHELEVMVKEHEVRFEYEKQSEVRAALAEELSLLKQVNEFAAKGLSPPRGKNGFARVLSMPPNARMARIASLESMLSISSNSLVAMASQLSEAEERERAFTSRGRWNQLRSMGEAKNLLQYMFNSVADARCQLWEKDIEIKEMKDQIKELVGLLRQSEIKRKEVEKELKVREHAVATTLAAPPSGNSPNSLKHNADEDTGPLSPDSVQAQKQRKYTPGIVNGQVRQSAAFIDESKRMVPIGQLPMKKLAMAGQASGKLWRWKRSHHQWLLQFKWKWQKPWRLSELIRHSDETIMRAKPRPRALQHRK; encoded by the exons ATGGAAGCAGCAACAGCAGCAGCAACAGGTGAAGATTGTTGCGTCAAAGTAGCGGTCCACGTTAGACCGCTCATCGCCGACGAGAAGCTCCAAGGTTGCAAGGACTGCGTCACCGTCGTCCCTGGCAAGCCTCAG GTGCAAATTGGTTCCCATTCCTTTACATTTGATCATGTCTATGGGAGCACTGGTTCTCCTTCATCTGCTATGTTCGGTGAATGTGTTGCTTCCCTTGTTGATGGTTTGTTCCAAGGATATAATGCAACTGTTCTTGCCTATGGTCAG ACAGGTTCTGGGAAAACATATACCATGGGCACTGGCTTTAAAGATGATTACCAAGGAGGAATAATACCCCAAGTTATGAGTGTCTTGTTTGACAAAATCGAGATTTTAAAGCATCAAAGCGAATTTCAGTTGCATGTTTCCTTTATTGAG ATTCTTAAAGAAGAAGTAAGAGACTTGCTGGATCCATCGTTTTTGAACAAACCAGAAACTGCAAATGGACATGCAGGGAAAGTAAACGTTCCTGGGAAACCACCAATTCAAATTCGTGAAACATCAAATGGTGTCATTACCCTGGCAGGATCTACTGAAGTCAGCGTTACAACACTGAAAGAAATGGCTGCTTGCCTAGAACAAGGATCATTGAGTAGAGCAACCGGGAGCACAAATATGAACAACCAATCCAG TCGTTCACATGCCATCTTCACCATCACACTAGAGCAAATGCGGAAGCTCAATAGTTCCAGCGAGATCGGCGCAAATGATACCATGAATGAAGAGTATCTTTGTGCCAAGTTACACTTAGTGGATCTTGCTGGATCAGAACGAGCTAAACGAACAGGATCTGATGGCTTGCGTTTTAAGGAAG GAGTTCATATAAATAAAGGACTTCTGGCACTGGGTAATGTAATTAGTGCGCTTGGtgatgaaaagaagagaaaagaaggagCTCATGTTCCTTATAGGGACAGTAAACTTACTAGGCTTTTGCAG GATTCACTTGGTGGTAACAGCAGGACTGTTATGATAG CTTGCATAAGTCCCGCAGATATTAATGCTGAGGAAACCCTCAACACTTTGAAGTATGCAAATCGTGCACGCAATATCCAAAATAAGCCTGTT GTGAACAGAGATCCCATGTCCAGTGAGATGCTAAAAATGCGACAACAATTAGAGTATTTGCAAGCAGAACTTTGTGCTCGCTCGGGTGGCTCTTCTGAGGAAGTTCAG GTCCTGAAGGAAAGGATTGCTTGGCTTGAAGCAGCAAATGAGGATCTCTGCCGTGAACTTCATGAATACCGTACTCGAAGCCCTGTTAGTGTTATAGATCACTGTGAAAAAGATGCTTAT GATGACAGCACATGCAACGTGAAGACTGATGGGCTTAAGAGGGGCTTACCTATCACAGCCCCTGATTATCCAATGAGTGAAACAACAG GTGATTCAAGGGAAATTGAAGAAGTAGCAAAAGAGTGGGAGCATACATTACTGCAAAACAGTATGGACAGAGAGTTACATGAATTGAATAAACGCTTGGAGCAGAAAGAG TCTGAGATGAAGCTTTTTGGGATATCTGATGCTGAAACTCTCAAGCAACACTTTGGAAGGAAGATAATGGAGCTGGAGGATGAAAAGAGAGCTGTGCAG CGAGAGAGGGATCGACTTTTGGCTGAGGTTGAAAATCTTGCTGCTAATTCTGATGGACAAACACATAAATCAGAGGATATCCATGCACAAAAGCTGAAAGCCCTTGAGTCTCAG ATCCTGGATTTGAAGAAGAAACAAGAGAGCCAGGTCCAGCTTCTGAAACAAAAGCAAAAAAGTGACGAAGCAGCAAAGCGACTGCAAGATGAAATACAATCTATAAAGGCCCAAAAG GTTCAATTGCAACAAAGGATGAAACAAGAATCAGAACAGTTTCGGCAATGGAAAGCTTCTAGAGAGAAAGAACTTCTGCAA TTAAGGAAGGAGGGAAGGAAAAACGAGTTTGAAAGGCACAAGCTGCAAGCATTAAATCAGCGCCAAAAACTG GTTCTTCAAAGAAAGACTGAAGAAGCTGCAATGGCAACCAAGCGATTAAAGGAATTGTTGGAAGCTCGCAAATCTTCCAGCCGAGATACTTCAG TTACAATGAATGGAAATGGAACGAATGGGCAG AGTAATGAGAAGTCCTTACAACGGTGGCTTGATCACGAGCTAGAAGTCATGGTAAAAGAGCATGAAGTTCGTTTTGAGTATGAGAAGCAAAGCGAAGT GCGAGCTGCCCTTGCAGAAGAGTTATCCTTGCTGAAGCAAGTAAATGAGTTTGCTGCAAAAGGTCTCAGTCCTCCAAGAGGGAAGAATGGATTTGCTAG AGTGTTGTCCATGCCACCAAATGCAAGAATGGCCAGAATAGCTTCACTTGAGAGCATGCTGAGCATATCATCTAATTCACTTGTGGCAATGGCTTCTCAACTTTCTGAGGCAGAAGAACGAGAACGGGCTTTCACTAGTCGTGGACGCTGGAACCAGTTACGCTCAATGGGAGAAGCCAAGAATCTGCTTCAATATATGTTTAATTCTGTTGCAGATGCTAG GTGCCAACTATGGGAGAAGGACATTGAGATCAAGGAAATGAAAGATCAAATCAAAGAACTTGTTGGTCTATTACGGCAAAGTGAGATCAAGAGGAAGGAAGTTGAGAAGGAGCTAAAGGTGAGGGAGCATGCCGTTGCAACAACATTGGCAGCACCACCTTCT GGAAACTCTCCAAATTCATTGAAGCATAATGCTGATGAAGATACGGGACCATTGTCTCCAGATTCCGTGCAAGCTCAGAAACAGCGAAAATATACACCAGGCATTGTTAATGGCCAAGTGAGGCAATCAGCAGCATTTATAGATGAGAGTAAAAGG ATGGTACCCATCGGGCAGTTGCCAATGAAAAAATTGGCAATGGCAGGACAAGCATCTGGCAAGCTATGGAGGTGGAAAAGAAGCCATCATCAGTGGCTACTACAATTTAAGTGGAAGTGGCAGAAGCCATGGAGACTTTCCGAATTGATACGACATAGTGATGAGACGATCATGAGAGCCAAGCCACGTCCCCGTGCCTTGCAACATAGGAAGTGA
- the LOC112756105 gene encoding uncharacterized protein, producing MGRSSDMDAEMTEVAPSAAEAPPLGAVPSSSGESDSVRDLLTLARQFINQGKPSQALQAVIVAMKSKGGDEAVFQSLHRAREVYRSRLQDNAAVDQLASLFAECAIAEAQPVIIEPSATNTLVPSIASPSISSDAHGTSILAETGRMQVVLDAVSDGSSFICLKCGGLVSNHRKDEHYAYWCS from the exons ATGGGAAGATCGTCAGATATGGACGCCGAGATGACGGAGGTGGCGCCGTCTGCGGCGGAGGCACCGCCGCTAGGGGCGGTTCCGTCGAGCTCCGGCGAAAGTGACTCCGTACGCGACTTACTCACATTGGCTCGCCAATTCATCAATCAAGGAAAACCTTCCCAAGCTCTCCAAGCT GTAATTGTAGCAATGAAATCCAAAGGTGGGGATGAAGCTGTATTTCAGTCCTTGCATCGTGCTCGTGAGgtgtatagaagtagacttcaaGACAATGCTGCTGTTGACCAGCTAGCTTCTTTGTTTGCTGAGTGCGCCATTGCCGAAGCTCAGCCTGTAATAATTGAACCATCTGCAACTAACACCCTCGTCCCTTCAATTGCCAGCCCGTCAATTTCTTCTGATGCTCATGGGACGTCCATACTGGCTGAAACCGGCAGGATGCAAGTAGTATTGGATGCGGTTTCAGACGGAAGCAGCTTCATCTGTTTGAAGTGTGGGGGCCTTGTTAGTAATCATCGTAAAGACGAGCACTATGCATACTGGTGCTCTTAA